One segment of Amycolatopsis alba DSM 44262 DNA contains the following:
- a CDS encoding amidohydrolase family protein, whose product MKVIAIEEHFTHPTLYNEEGEGELGDHPIMVGIRKKLRDLGRGRIADMDAAGIDVQVLSHAVPGAEALKPEEAHRASQANDALADAISHHPDRFAGFAALPVQAPDAAADELRRAVEELGLKGAMLNGLTTGRFLDDAAFQPVLAAAESLRVPLYLHPALPPKPVLDAYFSGLSDLQADNLATAAWGWHSETALHLLRLIVSGVLDEYPDLQIIIGHMGEMIPFALSRIDVVLTPINEQLRQPVADYFKTNVHITTSGYATFPPLQCALAVLGADRIIFSVDHPYTPNEPMVNLLKTAPIDEADREKIAHGNVEKLLRL is encoded by the coding sequence TTGAAGGTCATCGCCATCGAAGAGCATTTCACCCATCCGACCTTGTACAACGAGGAAGGCGAGGGTGAACTGGGCGATCACCCGATCATGGTGGGGATCCGCAAGAAGCTCCGCGACCTCGGGCGCGGCCGGATCGCGGACATGGACGCGGCCGGCATCGACGTCCAGGTCCTGTCCCACGCTGTCCCCGGCGCGGAAGCGCTGAAGCCGGAGGAAGCGCACCGGGCGAGCCAGGCGAACGACGCGCTCGCCGACGCGATCTCCCACCATCCCGACCGGTTCGCCGGTTTCGCTGCCCTGCCGGTGCAGGCGCCGGACGCCGCGGCCGACGAACTCCGCCGCGCCGTCGAAGAACTCGGGCTGAAGGGCGCGATGCTCAACGGCCTCACCACCGGCCGTTTTCTCGACGACGCGGCGTTCCAGCCGGTGCTCGCCGCCGCCGAGTCGCTCCGGGTCCCGCTCTACCTGCATCCGGCGCTTCCGCCGAAACCCGTGCTGGACGCCTACTTCTCGGGCCTTTCCGACCTCCAGGCCGACAACCTCGCCACCGCGGCCTGGGGCTGGCATTCGGAGACCGCGCTGCACCTGCTGCGGCTGATCGTCTCCGGTGTCCTCGACGAGTACCCGGATCTGCAGATCATCATCGGCCACATGGGCGAGATGATCCCGTTCGCGCTGTCGCGGATCGACGTCGTGCTGACGCCGATCAACGAGCAGCTGCGCCAGCCGGTCGCGGACTACTTCAAGACCAACGTGCACATCACCACCAGCGGCTACGCGACGTTCCCGCCGCTGCAGTGCGCGCTGGCCGTGCTCGGGGCCGACCGGATCATCTTCTCGGTCGATCATCCGTACACCCCGAACGAGCCCATGGTGAACCTGCTCAAGACCGCTCCGATCGACGAAGCGGATCGCGAGAAGATCGCGCACGGGAACGTCGAAAAGCTACTTCGCCTCTGA
- a CDS encoding DUF3376 domain-containing protein has product MKTENHESRCQTSRVCENGGKNPPLLPHDLRLALCMRGGVSLAVWMGGACREITALRSAGGVVDEPPAVTARDRTQRAIYHEILTIAGYDNVEVDVIAGTSAGGLNGALLASHLVYGMRFDDGIRDIWLKLGDLESLTRHPKDKIPPSLLDGDGGFYQRLTSQLHHLLDTSCETSLGTGNSPRLVRLILTATRLFPRNEYLRPSVGQALLASWSQAHLAFRHYRTECDVAHPIFSDFPAGSTGHLDRLAYAARTTSSFPGAFEPARLTVTGPQNIDRKPWRNAVGTCSETGVPDVGSKQAQLMDGGVLDNIPLSWAIRAVAGAPAQAPVDRWLLYLQPVPPTPPKLPPTSTQQGSLARMARVVKALIRTKMNSETLLDDAAELSDAWTSAQRLHGTAGGLPGDPDLAHLPDVDARRRLMPRYADAVASVEADRLARLVDDPISLTGPDPLPIPDSRAFTGGQATAPILEHLRGPAVADLVCMPCTETLTVSWFRSLLAPARAVALVLDWVQAIEAEHELSPEQKKEISEIRDKLYETRFVCEVLLAARDRLLLRGGSPDFEVLPWVLAACQRLACFLEAAGGLTDEKAWCCVVAEVAEHAVQADLLPVGRDFPQTFLEPIWKRVAELSRLLVSRLTSLAKVPGFTALYEATTSRPDKTLEVFAIAELIIGPIRPDPLSEPSRIRVHAMSAVAESPLEPLLLGDAPLADDVQRVERKLSGNQLMNFASFLSSRWRLNDWTWGRLDAACSLVDVVARSERLLHKDDADLVRWLKDLYTEHYVAVFGKTSDDLEARPELAGLIGPWEALNVTTANVRHKLPILLTTWLHWNILQQEIPLLTGLAAMKSNGDLPPTSEQLKKASDPPFTRLVNEAHVLGDVGSETVRKLFKHAHLRRAGLRLGLVAWRAVQPAGKSKGARFGRTLFAVTKPMVVPPLLIGFLAPLWSAVAGLLAWAAVSVGTDSWFSMPGHLFLAIGVGFAGGYFCWHYLPDHDGTTPFRRVAAFAVGTFLFLLGLGLVLRGVESPFALGRWQRAAFVGGFSALSVLVSLWGVTAVWIRTGLWRRLTFVVLTALVPALLAASLTALSAVVLWPGEPLTGWMAAGTLYLTIAGETLMLTRFFPDPPLGQTTGSAGS; this is encoded by the coding sequence ATGAAGACCGAGAATCACGAATCGAGATGCCAGACCAGCCGGGTGTGCGAAAACGGGGGCAAGAATCCGCCGCTTCTCCCGCACGATCTGCGCCTGGCGCTGTGCATGCGCGGTGGCGTGAGTCTCGCGGTCTGGATGGGCGGCGCCTGCCGGGAAATCACGGCTCTCCGGTCCGCGGGCGGTGTGGTGGACGAACCACCGGCGGTGACGGCGCGCGACCGGACCCAGCGCGCCATTTATCACGAGATCCTGACGATCGCGGGTTACGACAACGTCGAGGTCGACGTCATCGCCGGGACCAGCGCGGGTGGCCTCAACGGCGCCTTGCTGGCCAGTCACCTCGTCTACGGAATGCGTTTCGACGACGGAATCCGCGACATCTGGCTCAAACTCGGCGACCTCGAGTCGCTCACCCGGCATCCCAAGGACAAGATTCCCCCGTCCCTGCTCGACGGTGACGGCGGTTTCTACCAACGGCTCACGTCCCAATTGCACCACTTGCTCGACACGTCGTGTGAAACCTCGTTGGGCACCGGGAATTCCCCGCGTCTGGTGCGCCTGATCCTGACCGCCACCAGACTATTCCCGCGCAACGAATATCTGCGGCCTTCGGTCGGGCAGGCCTTGCTCGCCAGTTGGTCGCAGGCCCACCTCGCCTTCCGGCATTACCGGACCGAATGCGACGTCGCCCATCCGATTTTCAGCGATTTCCCGGCGGGTTCGACGGGCCATCTCGACCGGCTGGCGTATGCCGCGCGGACGACGTCGTCGTTCCCCGGCGCGTTCGAACCGGCGAGGCTGACCGTGACCGGGCCGCAGAACATCGACCGCAAACCGTGGCGCAACGCCGTCGGCACCTGCAGCGAGACCGGTGTCCCGGACGTCGGGAGCAAACAGGCGCAGTTGATGGACGGCGGCGTGCTCGACAACATACCGCTGTCGTGGGCCATCCGTGCCGTCGCCGGGGCGCCCGCGCAGGCACCTGTCGACCGGTGGCTGCTCTACCTGCAGCCGGTGCCCCCGACACCACCGAAACTCCCGCCCACCAGTACACAGCAAGGTTCGCTCGCCCGGATGGCGCGCGTGGTCAAAGCGCTGATCCGCACCAAGATGAACAGCGAGACCCTGCTGGACGACGCCGCCGAGCTGAGTGACGCCTGGACGTCCGCGCAGCGGCTGCACGGCACGGCCGGTGGCCTCCCCGGCGACCCGGACCTCGCGCATCTGCCCGACGTGGACGCCCGACGGCGCCTGATGCCCCGGTACGCGGACGCCGTCGCCTCCGTCGAGGCCGATCGGCTGGCGAGGCTGGTCGACGACCCGATCTCCCTGACCGGCCCGGATCCGCTGCCCATCCCCGACAGCCGCGCGTTCACCGGCGGCCAGGCGACCGCACCGATCCTGGAGCACCTGCGAGGTCCCGCCGTCGCCGACCTGGTCTGCATGCCGTGCACGGAAACACTGACCGTTTCCTGGTTCCGCTCGCTGCTGGCGCCGGCGCGCGCGGTGGCTCTCGTCCTCGATTGGGTTCAGGCGATCGAGGCCGAGCACGAGCTGAGCCCGGAGCAGAAGAAGGAGATCAGCGAGATCCGCGACAAGCTGTACGAAACCCGCTTCGTCTGCGAGGTGCTGCTCGCCGCCCGTGACCGGCTGCTCCTGCGGGGCGGATCACCGGACTTCGAGGTACTCCCCTGGGTTTTGGCCGCGTGCCAGCGGCTCGCCTGCTTCCTCGAAGCGGCGGGTGGTCTCACCGACGAGAAGGCTTGGTGCTGTGTCGTCGCCGAGGTCGCGGAGCACGCGGTCCAGGCCGATCTGCTCCCCGTCGGACGGGACTTCCCGCAGACGTTCCTCGAACCGATCTGGAAGCGAGTGGCGGAGCTGTCCAGGCTACTGGTCTCCAGGCTCACCAGCCTCGCGAAGGTCCCTGGATTCACCGCGCTCTACGAGGCGACGACGAGCCGCCCGGACAAGACCCTGGAAGTGTTCGCCATCGCGGAGCTGATCATCGGCCCGATCCGTCCGGACCCGTTGTCCGAGCCCAGCCGGATCCGCGTGCACGCGATGTCCGCGGTCGCCGAGAGCCCACTGGAACCGCTCCTGCTGGGTGACGCTCCACTCGCCGACGACGTCCAGCGCGTCGAACGCAAGCTCAGCGGCAACCAGCTGATGAACTTCGCGAGCTTCCTGTCCTCACGCTGGCGGCTCAACGACTGGACCTGGGGCAGGCTCGACGCTGCCTGCTCCCTGGTGGACGTCGTCGCTCGAAGCGAGCGTCTCCTGCACAAGGACGACGCCGATCTCGTCCGATGGCTCAAGGACCTTTACACCGAGCACTACGTCGCCGTGTTCGGCAAGACCTCGGACGACCTCGAAGCGCGCCCCGAACTCGCCGGGCTCATCGGCCCGTGGGAGGCGCTGAACGTGACGACCGCCAACGTCCGGCACAAGCTCCCGATCCTGCTCACCACCTGGCTGCACTGGAACATCCTGCAACAGGAGATCCCGTTGCTCACCGGTCTCGCGGCGATGAAGAGCAACGGCGACCTCCCGCCCACCTCCGAACAGCTGAAGAAGGCGTCCGATCCCCCGTTCACCCGCCTCGTGAACGAGGCTCACGTGCTGGGTGACGTCGGCTCCGAAACGGTGCGGAAACTGTTCAAGCACGCCCATCTCCGCCGGGCGGGACTGCGTCTCGGCCTGGTGGCCTGGCGGGCGGTCCAGCCCGCGGGCAAGAGCAAGGGCGCCCGGTTCGGCCGGACCCTGTTCGCGGTCACGAAACCGATGGTCGTGCCGCCCCTGCTGATCGGATTCCTCGCTCCACTGTGGAGCGCGGTCGCCGGGCTGCTCGCGTGGGCGGCCGTGTCGGTCGGCACGGACAGCTGGTTCAGCATGCCGGGTCATCTCTTCCTGGCCATCGGTGTCGGTTTCGCAGGCGGATACTTCTGCTGGCACTACCTCCCCGATCACGACGGCACGACACCGTTCCGGAGAGTGGCCGCGTTCGCCGTCGGGACGTTTCTCTTCCTGCTCGGTCTCGGCCTGGTCCTTCGTGGGGTTGAGTCGCCGTTCGCACTCGGCCGCTGGCAGCGCGCCGCTTTCGTCGGCGGGTTCAGCGCCCTGAGCGTCCTGGTCTCCCTGTGGGGCGTGACGGCCGTCTGGATCCGGACCGGACTCTGGCGGCGCCTCACGTTCGTGGTGCTCACGGCGCTGGTCCCGGCGCTGCTGGCCGCGTCACTGACGGCATTGTCGGCCGTGGTCCTCTGGCCCGGCGAGCCACTCACCGGCTGGATGGCCGCCGGGACCCTCTACCTCACGATCGCCGGTGAGACGCTCATGCTGACCCGGTTCTTCCCCGACCCGCCACTGGGCCAGACCACCGGATCAGCGGGGTCCTGA
- a CDS encoding bifunctional 2-methylcitrate synthase/citrate synthase — MSAPSIHKGLTGIVVDTTEVSMVNPETNSLTYRGYPVQDLAEKCRFEEVAYLLWYGELPTPEQLAVQSEAERAHRALPADLVLTLLSLPETAHPMDTLRTAVSILGAHDPHEDDNSLEANRAKALRLFAALPAVVALTQRRRHGLLPLAPRDDLGYAENFLYMTFGEVPEPVIVRAFETSLVLYAEHSFNASTFTSRVVTSTLSDLYSAVTAAIGALKGPLHGGANEAVMTTFEEIGTAGGTEAWLAGALAEKRKIMGFGHRVYKRGDSRVPTMRRALQEIAELRDGHHLLDLYEALARAMHDAKGLHPNLDYPAGPAYHLIGFDTPVFTPIFVAARITGWTAHIAEQLADNSLIRPSSAYTGPTERMISGSGPR; from the coding sequence ATGTCTGCACCCAGTATCCACAAAGGACTCACCGGGATCGTCGTCGACACCACCGAGGTCTCGATGGTCAATCCCGAAACCAACTCCCTAACCTACCGCGGTTATCCCGTCCAGGACCTGGCGGAGAAGTGCCGTTTCGAGGAGGTCGCGTACCTGCTCTGGTACGGCGAACTGCCCACGCCGGAACAGCTGGCCGTCCAGAGCGAGGCCGAACGCGCACACCGGGCGCTGCCCGCCGACCTGGTCCTGACCCTGTTGTCCTTGCCCGAGACCGCGCATCCGATGGACACCCTGCGGACCGCCGTGAGCATTCTCGGCGCGCACGATCCACACGAGGACGACAACAGCCTGGAAGCCAACCGTGCCAAGGCACTCCGGCTGTTCGCCGCGCTGCCTGCCGTCGTCGCGCTGACCCAGCGGCGGCGGCACGGCCTGCTCCCGCTGGCGCCGCGCGACGACCTCGGCTACGCGGAGAACTTCCTGTACATGACATTCGGCGAGGTTCCCGAGCCGGTCATCGTCCGCGCCTTCGAGACGTCCTTGGTCCTGTATGCCGAGCACAGCTTCAACGCCTCCACCTTCACCTCGCGTGTCGTCACCTCCACGCTGTCCGATCTCTACAGTGCCGTCACCGCGGCGATCGGCGCGCTCAAAGGACCACTGCACGGTGGTGCCAACGAAGCCGTCATGACGACGTTCGAAGAGATCGGCACCGCGGGCGGCACGGAAGCCTGGCTGGCCGGGGCACTGGCGGAAAAGCGCAAGATCATGGGCTTCGGGCACCGCGTCTACAAGAGGGGCGACTCCCGCGTCCCGACCATGCGCCGGGCGTTGCAGGAGATCGCGGAACTGCGCGACGGCCACCACCTGCTCGACCTCTACGAAGCCCTGGCCCGCGCGATGCACGACGCGAAGGGCCTGCACCCCAACCTCGACTACCCGGCGGGCCCGGCGTACCACTTGATCGGTTTCGACACTCCCGTGTTCACCCCGATCTTCGTGGCCGCCCGCATCACCGGCTGGACCGCGCACATCGCGGAGCAACTGGCGGACAACAGCCTCATCAGGCCGTCGAGTGCCTACACCGGACCCACCGAGCGGATGATCAGCGGTTCAGGACCCCGCTGA
- the prpB gene encoding methylisocitrate lyase produces the protein MLHATPSAPQKRAAFRAGLNSGTLQRLPGAFNPLSAKLIERRGFEGVYISGAVLAADLGLPDIGLTTLTEVAGRSQQIARVTALPALVDADTGFGEPMNAARTAQVLEDAGVAGMHLEDQVNPKRCGHLDGKDVVERDVAVRRITAAVAARRDPGFVIAARTDAAGVNGIEDAIDRAKAYADAGADLIFPEAMRNPADFERLRAAVDVPILANMTEFGKSELLDVQTLESLGVNIVIYPVTLLRLAMHAADAGLTAITEQGTQAELLDRMQHRRDLYDLLDYESYSTFDENVFTFRL, from the coding sequence CCGGGACGCTGCAACGCCTTCCCGGCGCGTTCAACCCGTTGAGCGCCAAACTGATCGAGCGTCGCGGCTTCGAAGGCGTCTACATCTCCGGCGCCGTCCTCGCGGCCGACCTCGGCCTTCCCGACATCGGGCTGACCACGCTCACCGAGGTCGCCGGGCGGTCCCAGCAGATCGCCCGTGTCACCGCGCTGCCCGCGCTGGTCGACGCCGACACCGGGTTCGGCGAGCCGATGAACGCAGCCCGCACCGCGCAGGTGCTGGAGGACGCCGGTGTCGCCGGGATGCACCTGGAAGACCAGGTCAACCCCAAGCGCTGCGGGCACCTCGACGGCAAGGACGTCGTCGAACGCGACGTCGCGGTCCGGCGGATCACCGCGGCCGTCGCCGCCCGGCGCGATCCGGGCTTCGTCATCGCCGCCCGCACCGACGCCGCCGGGGTGAACGGCATCGAGGACGCGATCGACCGGGCCAAAGCCTACGCCGACGCCGGGGCCGACCTCATTTTCCCCGAGGCGATGCGGAATCCCGCCGATTTCGAACGGCTGCGCGCCGCCGTCGACGTCCCGATCCTGGCGAACATGACCGAGTTCGGCAAAAGCGAACTGCTCGACGTGCAAACGCTGGAGTCGCTCGGCGTGAACATCGTGATCTATCCGGTCACCTTGCTGCGTCTCGCCATGCACGCCGCCGACGCCGGGCTGACCGCCATCACCGAACAGGGCACCCAGGCGGAGCTGCTCGACCGGATGCAGCACCGTCGCGATCTCTACGACCTGCTCGATTACGAGTCCTACAGCACTTTCGACGAGAACGTCTTCACTTTCCGCCTCTGA